The following DNA comes from Luteolibacter flavescens.
CGGCTGGCCGACGCGTTGGGTGGGAGTCTCCGCAAGCAGCGGGCTCGCGGCAAGCAACAGGGCGATGAGGGCGCGGCGAATCACTGGCGGCTGCGGCGGGATGCTCCCCCGCGCGAGCGGAGGAAGTGGCGGAGTTGGCCGAGGAAGGGCGTTCCCGGGCGGATGAGGAAATGATCGAGCGACGCCTTTTTCAGCGACTCGGTGAGCGCATCGGTCGTGGAGAGCAGGCGCTTGCCGTGCGTGAGCAGCTCGCGGCCGGACTCGACCTCGCGGCCACGGAAGAGGCCCGCGCCTTCTAGCTGGTCCTCGGCGGGATCGCGGAAGATCAGGCACAGGCAATCGTGTCGCGCGCCAATGAGCTTCATCGCGGCGAGTGCATCGGGATCGTGGAAATCGCTGAGCACGATCAGCATCGACCGCTGCGTCAAGGATGGCTCCAGCGAGAGCAGGCGCTGGCCGAGCGTGGTCGGCTCGTCAAAGCGGTAGTGCCGCAGCGCGTGGAGCCACTGGAGCAACACGTCGCGGGAAAGACTCGGCTGGATGACGAGGTCGCGGCCACCGGCACCGAGCACGCCCACCGGATTCACGTGATCCAGACATGCCAGCGCGATGCCACCGGCGACCTGCACGGCCAGCCCGTACTTCCCCGGCGGATGCGAGGCGATGGCCATCGAGGCGGAGGTGTCCACCACGAGCCACACCGGCATCTGCTTCGGCGTCTCGAATTGCTTCACGTGGTGCTTGCCCGTGCGGGCCGTCACCCGCCAGTCGATCGACTTCACCGGATCTCCCGGCTCGTAGCGGCGCGACTGCACGTATTCCAAGCCTTGGCCGAGGAACGGGCTGCGATCCGTGCCGTAGCTCAGGCTGTCTGCCAAGCGCTTCACCGCCACCAGGAACTGGCGGTGGTCGAGCGGATCGGCGTTGTGAAGCGTGGCTTGCATGCTCAGGAAACCGAGGCCTCGAGGATCTGGCGGAGCACATTCGCCCCGGTCTTGCCCTCGGCCAGCGCTTCGTAGGTTAGGCGGATGCGGTGCAGCATCACGTCCTCCGCCAGCGCGAAGAGATCCTCCGGCACCACGTAGTCGCGGCCATGCAGGAGCGCGCGGGCGCGGGACGCCTTGAGAATGGAAATGCCGGCGCGCGGCGAGCAGCCGACCTCGAGGTCCGGGTGCTTGCGGGTGCGCTCGATCACATCGACGACGTGCTTCAGGAAGACATCGCTGACGTGGATGTGGTTCGCCGCTTCCATCGCCGAGATCAGGTCGTTCTCGCTGCCGATGGCCTCCTCCTTGATCATGTCGAACTCGGTGCGAGCCACGGCACCGGAGCCCTCGCGCTTCACGCCGAGCTTCAGGTTCCGGCGAAGGATTTCCTCCTCCTCGACCGGCGTCGGGTAGCCGAGGCGGTGGCACATCATGAAGCGGTCGAGCTGCGCTTCCGGCAGCTCGAAGGTGCCGCTCTGCTCGATCGGGTTCTGCGTGGCGATCACCAGGAAGGGCGTCGGCAGCGAGTAGGATTGGCTGCCGATGGTTACCTTGCGCTCCTGCATCGCCTCGAGCAGGGCGCCCTGCACCTTTGGCGCGGCGCGGTTGATTTCGTCGGCCAGCAGCAGGTTCGTGAAGACGGGACCCTGGTGGGTGCGGAAGTTGCCGGTGCGCTCGTCGAGGATTTCCGAGCCGAGGATGTCCGAGGGCAGGAGGTCGATGGTGAACTGGATGCGGCGGAAATTCAGGTGCATCGCGCGGGCCAGCGTGTTCACCAGCAGCGTCTTCGCGAGGCCGGGCATGCCTTCTAACAAAAGGTGGCCGCTCGTCAGCAGGGCGATGAGCATGCGCTCCACCACCACGTCCTGGCCGACGACGATGGTGCCGACCCGCTCGCGGATCGCTTGGAG
Coding sequences within:
- a CDS encoding DUF58 domain-containing protein produces the protein MQATLHNADPLDHRQFLVAVKRLADSLSYGTDRSPFLGQGLEYVQSRRYEPGDPVKSIDWRVTARTGKHHVKQFETPKQMPVWLVVDTSASMAIASHPPGKYGLAVQVAGGIALACLDHVNPVGVLGAGGRDLVIQPSLSRDVLLQWLHALRHYRFDEPTTLGQRLLSLEPSLTQRSMLIVLSDFHDPDALAAMKLIGARHDCLCLIFRDPAEDQLEGAGLFRGREVESGRELLTHGKRLLSTTDALTESLKKASLDHFLIRPGTPFLGQLRHFLRSRGGASRRSRQ
- a CDS encoding AAA family ATPase; translated protein: MSSVHTPISETAQYLQAIRERVGTIVVGQDVVVERMLIALLTSGHLLLEGMPGLAKTLLVNTLARAMHLNFRRIQFTIDLLPSDILGSEILDERTGNFRTHQGPVFTNLLLADEINRAAPKVQGALLEAMQERKVTIGSQSYSLPTPFLVIATQNPIEQSGTFELPEAQLDRFMMCHRLGYPTPVEEEEILRRNLKLGVKREGSGAVARTEFDMIKEEAIGSENDLISAMEAANHIHVSDVFLKHVVDVIERTRKHPDLEVGCSPRAGISILKASRARALLHGRDYVVPEDLFALAEDVMLHRIRLTYEALAEGKTGANVLRQILEASVS